One genomic segment of Pseudomonadota bacterium includes these proteins:
- a CDS encoding CTP synthase, whose amino-acid sequence MAKFIFITGGVVSSLGKGLASASLAAALQSRGYTVRLRKLDPYLNVDPGTMSPIQHGEVYVTDDGAETDLDLGHYERFTDVVARKGDNITTGQIYSKLIAKERKGEYLGGTVQVIPHVTDLIKEFILSDTDDTDFVLCEIGGTVGDIEGLPFFESIRQLGYQLGKDKTIFVHLTLVPYIPAARELKTKPTQHSVKELRQIGIQPDILLCRADREIPESERKKIALFCNIKEECVIQGLDVKSIYQVPIKYHEEGFDNQILMHFNMPHDKKANLKKWEKLVENDLSATEEIHVAIVGKYVKLTEAYKSIIESLHHAAMANEVNVKIHWINSRRFSADTAAKKLPSMDAILVPGGFGEDGVKGELNAITYARTNNVPYFGICRGMQLSVIEAARNLAGLKNADTSEFNETEHTVVGLMTEWFNGEKQETRNKNGDLGGTMRLGSYPCRLVPNSLARNVYGKANIEERHRHRYEVNIEYKEILEKAGLLFSGMSPDGKLTEIVEIPKHPWFIAVQFHPEFKSRPFSPHPLFKGFVEAAIKYNKKRK is encoded by the coding sequence ATGGCAAAATTTATATTTATTACAGGCGGTGTAGTTTCGTCTTTGGGTAAAGGGCTGGCATCTGCCAGTCTTGCTGCTGCTTTGCAATCAAGAGGGTACACTGTTCGCTTGCGTAAACTTGACCCATATCTGAACGTTGACCCCGGAACAATGAGTCCCATACAGCATGGCGAGGTGTACGTTACCGACGACGGAGCGGAGACCGACCTTGACCTTGGTCACTACGAAAGATTCACGGACGTTGTGGCTCGCAAGGGCGACAATATCACGACCGGTCAAATATATTCCAAACTAATCGCAAAAGAGCGTAAAGGCGAGTACTTAGGTGGAACTGTTCAAGTAATACCTCACGTTACCGACCTGATAAAAGAATTTATTTTAAGTGACACTGATGATACGGATTTCGTACTTTGTGAAATAGGCGGAACTGTCGGAGATATAGAAGGTCTGCCGTTCTTTGAGTCTATCCGTCAGCTTGGCTATCAGCTTGGTAAAGACAAGACTATATTTGTCCATTTAACGCTGGTTCCTTATATTCCGGCAGCAAGGGAGCTTAAAACAAAGCCCACCCAACACTCTGTAAAGGAATTACGCCAGATAGGTATTCAACCGGATATATTATTATGCCGTGCCGATAGGGAGATACCGGAGAGTGAGCGTAAAAAAATAGCCTTATTTTGCAACATAAAAGAAGAGTGCGTAATACAAGGACTTGACGTTAAGAGTATCTACCAAGTCCCTATAAAATATCACGAAGAAGGTTTTGACAATCAGATTCTCATGCATTTTAATATGCCGCATGACAAGAAGGCTAACTTAAAAAAATGGGAAAAACTTGTCGAGAACGACCTGTCTGCAACTGAAGAAATACACGTTGCCATAGTCGGTAAGTATGTAAAACTAACCGAAGCATATAAATCTATAATAGAATCCTTGCATCATGCTGCAATGGCAAATGAAGTTAACGTTAAGATACACTGGATAAACTCCAGACGCTTCTCAGCCGACACGGCTGCTAAAAAACTACCTTCCATGGACGCAATCCTTGTTCCCGGCGGATTCGGTGAGGACGGTGTTAAGGGGGAATTAAACGCTATAACATACGCAAGGACTAATAACGTACCGTATTTTGGAATTTGCAGGGGTATGCAGCTAAGTGTTATAGAGGCTGCCCGCAACCTTGCAGGCTTAAAAAATGCCGATACATCGGAGTTTAACGAGACGGAACACACCGTAGTCGGTCTTATGACCGAGTGGTTCAATGGCGAAAAACAAGAAACACGCAATAAAAACGGTGATTTGGGCGGCACAATGAGGCTAGGCTCATACCCTTGTAGATTAGTACCGAACTCACTGGCTAGGAATGTGTACGGCAAAGCCAATATTGAAGAACGGCACAGACACCGCTACGAGGTAAATATAGAATATAAAGAAATTCTGGAGAAGGCAGGCTTGTTATTTTCAGGCATGTCACCTGACGGCAAGTTGACTGAAATCGTTGAAATACCTAAACACCCGTGGTTCATAGCAGTGCAGTTCCACCCTGAATTCAAGTCACGCCCTTTTAGTCCGCACCCGTTATTTAAGGGGTTTGTTGAGGCGGCAATAAAATATAACAAAAAAAGAAAATAA
- the kdsA gene encoding 3-deoxy-8-phosphooctulonate synthase, whose amino-acid sequence MTESKHIKVNNIKVGNDLPFTLIAGPCQMESRDHALMMAEELTTITQRLNIPFIYKSSFDKANRTSLNSKRGIGLENALPIFKEIKETFGCPTLTDIHNEEQCGLIDDSVDVLQIPAFLCRQTDLLIAAAKTGKVINIKKGQFLAPWDMKNVAAKVSDSGNDNIILTDRGTSFGYNTLISDMRGLATMSETGYPVIIDATHSIQQPGGQGGTSGGQREFVPVISRAAIAVGIAGTFMEVHQDPDNAPSDGPCMVILQELEEILKKLVEIDSVVKN is encoded by the coding sequence ATGACCGAATCAAAACATATAAAAGTAAATAATATCAAGGTAGGTAACGACCTACCGTTTACATTGATTGCAGGACCTTGCCAGATGGAATCTCGTGACCACGCCTTGATGATGGCCGAAGAACTTACAACGATAACACAAAGGCTTAATATTCCTTTTATATATAAATCGTCTTTTGACAAGGCAAACCGTACAAGCCTGAACAGTAAACGCGGAATCGGTCTTGAAAATGCATTGCCGATATTTAAAGAAATAAAAGAAACATTCGGCTGCCCTACCCTTACCGATATCCACAATGAAGAACAATGCGGCTTAATTGACGATTCGGTAGATGTATTGCAAATACCGGCTTTTTTATGCCGTCAAACCGATTTATTGATAGCTGCGGCTAAAACGGGTAAGGTTATAAACATAAAAAAAGGGCAGTTCTTAGCCCCTTGGGATATGAAGAACGTAGCTGCTAAAGTATCAGATTCCGGCAATGATAACATCATATTGACCGATAGGGGTACTAGCTTTGGTTATAATACGCTTATATCCGATATGAGAGGGCTTGCAACAATGTCTGAGACCGGCTATCCGGTAATTATCGACGCAACCCACTCCATACAGCAACCGGGCGGTCAGGGAGGCACATCGGGAGGTCAGAGGGAATTTGTTCCGGTTATATCAAGAGCCGCAATAGCGGTAGGAATAGCAGGTACATTCATGGAAGTCCATCAGGATCCTGATAACGCACCATCTGACGGACCTTGCATGGTTATATTGCAAGAGCTAGAAGAAATCCTAAAAAAACTTGTAGAGATAGACTCCGTAGTTAAGAACTAA